Below is a genomic region from Triticum dicoccoides isolate Atlit2015 ecotype Zavitan chromosome 5A, WEW_v2.0, whole genome shotgun sequence.
AAATTATTGGTTGGATGATTCATCTATCGCTAAATATTGAACCAATCTTTTTTTACAAGAGAATTTGGAGATGGGTCTAAAAAATGGAAAGTATGAAGTATTAATCTGACTTGGGACAATCAATATTTTCATCAAATGCTTGAATTCAACTTATTGCCAAATCCTTCGAACCATTACGTTGCTAACTGAACACAATTTTTGTTTGGGGTGCAGAAATATTCCATAGCTACAAGTCTATGAGTTTTCCCGTAGGAATTCGTGAGGAATCATCTTGTTAtaaggtggagattaagaagctatAAGAAGATATTGCATATGAATTAacataactagatgataccccacatGTTGATGCCGATATTTGTTGCAATATATGTTAATGAGATTTGGTTGTTTGGAATGTCAATATTTAAATTAATACTATAAGAAGTGAAACTAAAAATATACATGTTTTTATATTCAATTATTGTATAGTTTTAAAATATTGTTTATTATAAGTAGCATATATttcatgcatggttgcatgttcaGGTGAGCCTTTTACCATACATGGTTGCATGCTGAGGTTGCATTGCTTGCATTAAAAAAATGGGTTAGTGGAGATCACCTATTAAGTTATATATAGCCATATAGGAATTACTTTATGTCATTTTAGAATCTGAGAATCTCCATGTTCAGAGTTCATATGATTTTCTTCCTCACCAACATTAAAAAGTTTAACTTGCCAAGTGAGATTAGACCTTACAACCACTCATTAACcctttatttcctttttcacttaattAGATGGACTCACTGTTTAGTATGACAATGGTGGTTATTCCAAGTAGGGAATGACACATTGCCATATAGAATTTTTTGCAAGGACTTTTTTGAGGTGTCAAGCCAAGTGCAGCACAGATGTGCGTGCGCGCCCACAtccacacacacccacacccacCCACATACACACACGCGCACGCACGCATTCACTCACTCACTCACACAATGCTCAGTGAAGATTGGACTCGTGGAGCATGGGAGTTATGACAAAATCGCCACAGACAATGCACTATGATGAAACATATATGGCCTCATATTAGGAAAAATGTGCCTCCGGATCAAGGGGTGATTCCTAAAAGGTTTAGGGGTCCAAGCAACTCACTAGCCGCCCGACACCGATGGTTGGTTATTCCAGTAGTGATTCTTCAAAAAAAAATCTCACAGCATGCGTATCTTATATTATAGATAGAAAAATGGGACAGAGCCCAGTCCACTGTAATGGTTCTGTACCATGATGAAATATTTCTGCCCCCCAAACACAAATTGAATTCTCGTGTGTTAAAAGGACACAATTAAGTGCTTTTTTCAATGAAATGGTCCAGCAACACCTACTATTTCAAGTACCACTTGGTGATTGAATTGTTCTAACACACGAGATGATATAAATACTGCTAAACAATGCAAGAGAGTTAATACATCAGTTTCAATGTCAAAGGTTTCAATGCCAAAGTGTTTTTCCCCAAGGATTTTTGTGTTTATTTCATATGAATTTTAGAATTCACTCAAACCTCTTGAAGGGGATCATTTGTTTCTCCCGTAATGCAAGCAAACAAACGAAAATAATGAAGGATCCAAATGGGCATGACATTGCAATTCCTTGCTTCTCCTATTCGTCTGTATTTAGAATCCTATNNNNNNNNNNNNNNNNNNNNNNNNNNNNNNNNNNNNNNNNNNNNNNNNNNNNNNNNNNNNNNNNNNNNNNNNNNNNNNNNNNNNNNNNNNNNNNNNNNNNNNNNNNNNNNNNNNNNNNNNNNNNNNNNNNNNNNNNNNNNNNNNNNNNNNNNNNNNNNNNNNNNNNNNNNNNNNNNNNNNNNNNNNNNNNNNNNNNNNNNNNNNNNNNNNNNNNNNNNNNNNNNNNNNNNNNNNNNNNNNNNNNNNNNNNNNNNGGAAAGTTGATGGAAACTATAACTCTCTAGTTTTTTTCACAAAAATATAAAACATTGGTACAAGTTCCAATTTTTTGGGGGGCGAGGGGAGCATAAtttattttaaattttaaatatGAAGGAAATATTTTTTGATATTTTAATTGATGCAAATATTTATAATTTTGAAGCTTTAAAAGGAACTTCTTTTTATATTCTGGTTTTTGAATGACCAATGTGAGACACATATAGGTGACAAGTTTCTAAGACCAGTATAAATGGCTAAAGCCAGTTAGGGATGGTTTCATGTTAGTATTTTACCTAAATTTTAGGTGATGGGGCAGGACTTGTCCACTTTTAAAATTCTCGACAATAATATGTACACTCACTCGAAAGTTGAGGGTTAAAACAAACACTCGTCCTAATAGGACGTTGGTTTGGTTGAACTAGTCGAAAAGTTGACTAGAAAATGGGGGTGCATCTTAGCAAAGCTAGTTTATCCGAAGGAGGATAAGGTGAGATCACGCGGTGGCTTgagacaaattcaaaatttaaattcgGATGATTTGTGCCTTAAGTAGTAGTTTTATTTATTTATCACCCGCTTCTTTTTCTGGCAAATAATGCATTTGCATCATGATGCATCATATTCAGATCGGTTTTTAGATTGGTGCAGCACATAAATACAGACCCGCCACGAAAACGACAACAAATATTTATTCGAGCATAGAATGGAAATAGAGATATTACATAAGATGCACATAACATGGTTCAACCAATAGCACATTTCCAGTGTGACCAACAACACAAAAACATTAAACAGTTTCGTTGTCAACCCTACCTCAAAACTGGTCCCGTCCCACCCCACCCGAAGTTAACCCCTCCAACAAGATGGCCCATACATCAACGCGCCTAGCTAGCTCCCTAGCTCCATCGATCCCAACATATTACCATCGCGCAACAGTATAGGAAGACCAAGAGAAGAATCCCCTGTAGCTGCAGCGCTACCTAGCGCCCCCTCCATCCCTAGCGCACGACGACACTGCTTACCCTAGCTAGGAGGAGTGAGGCCAGCTCGCGCTCTCCCATGGCCATGAGCGAGCAAGATGGGCAGCACACCACGAACAGCCTTCCCGGGGACGCGGCGAACGGCGCCGTCGACATCGACTCCTTCTCGCAGCTCCCGTTCGTGCGGCCCAAGCCGCCCCCGGCGATGGAGGCCGGCGGGTCGAGCCCCACGTCCTCCATCCGCCTCTTCGGCTTCGACttcccgcccgacggggcggcgtCCTCCGTCACCGACGGCGATGCTGCCGCTGTCAGCTCCACGGCTCccggccaggcggcggcggcggcatcggcGTCGGCCGGTGCaagtggcggcagcggcggccgcaAGTTCGAGTGCCACTACTGCTGCCGGAACTTCCCGACGTCGCAGGCGCTGGGGGGACACCAGAACGCGCACAAGAGGGAGCGGCAGCACGCGAAGCGCGCGCAGTTCCAGAGCGCCATGGCCATGCAAGGCCACTACCCGGCGCACG
It encodes:
- the LOC119301761 gene encoding zinc finger protein 8-like, whose translation is MAMSEQDGQHTTNSLPGDAANGAVDIDSFSQLPFVRPKPPPAMEAGGSSPTSSIRLFGFDFPPDGAASSVTDGDAAAVSSTAPGQAAAAASASAGASGGSGGRKFECHYCCRNFPTSQALGGHQNAHKRERQHAKRAQFQSAMAMQGHYPAHAYPAFGSGYHHRFVAGPPHMGRYEPPPHYPSWSNHHHLAPTMPAAAPRYYGSGPGSVSQPINGSPVPASALWRVPGVSVATPAAPRQERPTPLALAGRDDMAVAWERRGQAAGSASSASSASSSSQHEAARHGGEAAENRANVSLDLTL